The Arachis ipaensis cultivar K30076 chromosome B03, Araip1.1, whole genome shotgun sequence region TAGTATTGTAGTTTTTTTGAATTGGGTTGTTGTAAGTTGGCTAGACTTAGACATTCTGTTAACATTTTACTTGCTGAACTTCTAAATTCagatgttttcttttatttgagtAACCTACAATTTCAGTTGTAACTTTATTAGTAAAGAGTGGAGTTTATATTCTAATTAAGAATTTTTAGCATATGATTTGTGGAATTAATGCATGCATTTCTAACAGATGGTTTGGGAGAAGCAGCTCTCCCAAAGAATTAAGGTAAATATCTTGTCCTATTCATTTGGTCTTATATCAACTATTAGGATTTATTAGGATCATTTGTAATTTATTAGgatttttttggatatttttcctGTATATATGAATTAactattctttttttctttttatattggtATCCAAGTACACTGATTTTAAAGTGCTGTTTGCGGTGGAGTTACTGGAATTGATGGAGTTGGTTGTTTAGGAGAATTACTTGCATTTGAGATCTTAGGTCAATAAATTTGCGACTTGCGTATatgtatgaaattttttttaaacttgATATTATTTGTTTGTCTTATAACTAATAACTAATATGAATTTTTTTGTGTTATTATTATGTCTTACTGAtaacattttttaatttatttgaaaatCAGATATTTCTTTTAGGTTCAAGTATGAACCTAAAGCAATTTTTACATTTTGGATTATTGATGTgatttttcttaattttgactCTTATTTATCTCAATGTTAGAAGATCTAATTTTATGCATTTGAATAATAATATACTTTTGTTGTAATACGTGAAAAAACCTATAAAATCCTATACGGTTCAATTTCAATTGCTCCCTTCCTTAAATTTTAATGCGatcaaagaattttttttatattacatAAATTATATTGGTTTTGGTTCTTATTTATGTTTATCTTCTGAATTGTGTTGTTTATATTTTTAAGTTATATTTGTTGTTGCATAATTTATGAAATTGAACAAGATACAATGCTCTGTGGGACAAGATCTCTATAGCCAATTTTAAGACGTACTCATCAAAATTAATATTTTGAAAAGCAACGATACTTATGCAAACTATGAAGAGTTAGGAAAAAATACTTATGTATTGAGTAATGATAGAGTAAATAAATCTGTTACATTTAATTAAGAATTGAACaacaaaaatactttttattAACGTAAAAAGTGACCATCGAAAAAGACTAAAAGACAAATTCAAAACACAAAACAGAAATTTTCAATCTGTGCGTTGCACGGGTCTTCTGCTAGTACTTCAAAGTTCTTGTATGTCAGATAAAAAACTTTATTTTTGTACCATTGGAGTTGCTCTTGCCTCTTAGTAGAAGCATCAGATTATGTAAGACCAACCGAAAAGAGAGAGGGAAAAAAAGGGAGGAAAAAAATGAATACTGTGGTTTCTATAAANNNNNNNNNNNNNNNNNNNNNNNNNNNNNNNNNNNNNNNNNNNNNNNtaaaaaataaatataaggtacaagtataaaataaataaaacatatacAAATAGGAGTATGCTTGAATTTGACCTTGAAATAATGCAAATACGGATGAAAAAAAGGGATTATATTGAGTAAGAGTATAAATAAATCTTACATTGACATTTTTATGTCCCTTATCAATTTCACACATATTCTTTTCTTTGAATTAAATAAGAAACACCAAAATATATAGGAAATAATATACTAGcagaaaaattattatattttcataaaataaaaaaNNNNNNNNNNNNNNNNNNNNNNNNNNNNNNNNNNNNNNNNNNNNNNNNNNNNNNNNNNNNNNNNNNNNNNNNNNNNNNNNNNNNNNNNNNNNNNNNNNNNNNNNNNNNNNNNNNNNNNNNNNNNNNNNNNNNNNNNNNNNNNNNNNNNNNNNNNNNNNNNNNNNNNNNNNNNNNNNNNNNNNNNNNNNNNNNNNNNNNNNNNNNNNNNNNNNNNNNNNNNNNNNNNNNNNNNNNNNNNNNNNNNNNNNNNNNNNNNNNNNNNNNNNNNNNNNNNNNNNNNNNNNNNNNNNNNNNNNNNNNNNNNNNNNNNNNNNNNNNNNNNNNNNNNNNNNNNNNNNNNNNNNNNNNNNNNNNNNNNNNNNNNNNNNNNNNNNNNNNNNNNNNNNNNNNNNNNNNNNNNNNNNNNNNNNNNNNNNNNNNNNNNNNNNNNNNNNNNNNNNNNNNNNNNNNNNNNNNNNNNNNNNNNNNNNNNNNNNNNNNNNNNNNNNNNNNNNNNNNNNNNNNNNNNNNNNNNNNNNNNNNNNNNNNNNNNNNNNNNNNNNNNNNNNNNNNNNNNNNNNNNNNNNNNNNNNNNNNNNNNNNNNNNNNNNNNNNNNNNNNNNNNNNNNNNNNNNNNNNNNNNNNNNNNNNNNNNNNNNNNNNNNNNNNNNNNNNNNNNNNNNNNNNNNNNNNNNNNNNNNNNNNNNNNNNNNNNNNNNNNNNNNNNNNNNNNNNNNNNNNNNNNNNNNNNNNNNNNNNNNNNNNNNNNNNNNNNNNNNNNNNNNNNNNNNNNNNNNNNNNNNNNNNNNNNNNNNNNNNNNNNNNNNNNNAAGACATTGAAGATAAAAAGGAGTTTGAAATAAAAAATGGCtaaatgttaaaaaaataaaactcaaatttcatactatttaatatttcaatttaatttacaaaaataatagaaaatttcAAATAAGTCGAACAAAGTTTTATGGAACTCTTTAATCTTTTACCTTCTAATGGacggaagagaagagaagagtggacggaagaaaatgaaagaaaactaCAGAGTTGGAGGCGTTGACTTTGTAGTTTTTATTGTAGTTGTTAGAATCGAACTGGTAATTGAATCGATCAAGTTAAATAGTTTATTGGTTTATTAGTTTAATCGATGAGTTATTGGTTGAACCGATAGAATCGGTTctacgtaaataaaaaatataaaatagttaaaagtttaaagttaaaatttaaaatagatatcttcactaatattttaaaaacaatcaaATTTCAACAAATTATAATCAACAAGTTATAATCCAATCatcattaaataaatatataaaattttagtattttttataataaagattatttaattttattttcatattaaaataaCTTTTNNNNNNNNNNNNNNNNNNNNNNNNNNNNNNNNNNNNNNNNNNNNNNNNNNNNNNNNNNNNNNNNNNNNNNNNNNNNNNNNNNNNNNNNNNNNNNNNNNNNNNNNNNNNNNNNNNNNNNNNNNNNNNNNNNNNNNNNNNNNNNNNNNNNNNNNNNNNNNNNNNNNNNNNNNNNNNNNNNNNNNNNNNNNNNNNNNNNNNNNNNNNNNNNNNNNNNNNNNNNNNNNNNNNNNNNNNNNNNNNNNNNNNNNNNNNNNNNNNNNNNNNNNNNNNNNNNNNNNNNNNNNNNNNNNNNNNNNNNNNNNNNNNNNNNNNNNNNNNNNNNNNNNNNNNNNNNNNNNNNNNNNNNNNNNNNNNNNNNNNNNNNNNNNNNNNNNNNNNNNNNNNNNNNNNNNNNNNNNNNNNNNNNNNNNNNNNNNNNNNNNNNNNNNNNNNNNNNNNNNNNNNNNNNNNNNNNNNNNNNNNNNNNNNNNNNNNNNNNNNNNNNNNNNNNNNNNNNNNNNNNNNNNNNNNNNNNNNNNNNNNNNNNNNNNNNNNNNNNNNNNNNNNNNNNNNNNNNNNNNNNNNNNNNNNNNNNNNNNNNNNNNNNNNNNNNNNNNNNNNNNNNNNNNNNNNNNNNNNNNNNNNNNNNNNNNNNNNNNNNNNNNNNNNNNNNNNNNNNNNNNNNNNNNNNNNNNNNNNNNNNNNNNNNNNNNNNNNNNNNNNNNNNNNNNNNNNNNNNNNNNNNNNNNNNNNNNNNNNNNNNNNNNNNNNNNNNNNNNNNNNNNNNNNNNNNNNNNNNNNNNNNNNNNNNNNNNNNNNNNNNNNNNNNNNNNNNNNNNNNNNNNNNNNNNNNNNNNNNNNNNNNNNNNNNNNNNNNNNNNNNNNNNNNNNNNNNNNNNNNNNNNNNNNNNNNNNNNNNNNNNNNNNNNNNNNNNNNNNNNNNNNNNNNNNNNNNNNNNNNNNNNNNNNNNNNNNNNNNNNNNNNNNNNNNNNNNNNNNNNNNNNNNNNNNNNNNNNNNNNNNNNNNNNNNNNNNNNNNNNNNNNNNNNNNNNNNNNNNNNNNNNNNNNNNNNNNNNNNNNNNNNNcaaaaaattagatttttacaACTATGATTTTTATCAGTTGAGAGTCtagtttattaattttttagtCGAACCGACCGATTCAATTCTTATCACTATAGTTTTTACgatacataagtgaatatttaaTTTTGGtggataaaatattaaaaaagtgGTGAATAgtctaaaactaaaaaatatcattttcaattttgtactctttttaaaaaatgttttcgttaaaaatatttttaaaacatttaATCAATCATATTTtcatcataaataaaaataaaaacacccAAAACAATTAGTTCCTAATATTTTActttatattattaataaaaaatagataaaaatattaatatatttttgtccATTTATAATCAATGCAATTAAAATTTGAAGAACCATTTTGGTTTAGGGTGCAAACCCCAGATATCACTCTGGACTTGACTCGGCGGAAACacttaagaaagaaaaagaagcaaatgcAGAAAGATGAAATGAGTTGGCTTATGGTAAGGACTCGGTGCACGTGCAAGGGGATAGTCCCTCACTCGGTCACTCCCTAGTCCCTCCCTCCCTCAAATTTTCGGATAGGATTAGGAATAAATACATGGGAACCAATTAACCACCATAATAttatttgatatttattttttgCATTTTCTTCATGTGGATATGAAAAATGTATTCTTTTGTTActataagagaaaaataaaataaaataaaaaccaatgaaTAATAGCTTAAATGGCATAAACTCTCCATAAAGCATAGCCAGTTTGATAGCAGTGCGATAAAATTTACCTCTAAGTTTTAAAGAcatttttttgtcacatataaaaccagacgcactccaccattttgaccaacctgctgcTTGAATCCTATAATAATTTGCATCCTCTTCAATCTCTCcgttatcctgtatgatgcacccaacaTACTTAAAACTCTTAACTTTCCGTAGGATGCTATATCCAATTTTCACCTCAATATAGGAATTTTTCTTTCGCAAatcgaacttacattccatatattccgtcttgctacggcttttgcttagaccatacacttctagagtttttctccataactccaacttcttatttagctCTTTCCGACTGTATCATCGACAAAAAATATACACTATAGTATAAGCTCTGTGAGTATTTTCAAGACTAATATGAAAAAATATAGACTTAAGAATgattttttgtataattttataaatttttttattttttttatccaaataaattttttttttatttattttctctccatccaaacaacacacaaaattttttattttattttcggttCTCTCATtctcttttctcttattttaagTCCAAAAAAACTTTGGTTAGGGCTCCAACCAAAGGGTTCCCGGTTACCTGCGCCGTGTGCCTGTGCGAGTGTGTTGAttccttctttctctccctctctctgtatatatattttatgaaCTCCGTTTTGTTAGTGATTTCTGTGAGTTGGAAGCGGGAAAACGGACACGGCGGCCATAGCAATACTCGCTCAGTCGCTAGTCGTTTTCCCCTTTACGGACTAGacaccttttttctttttctcttatctTCACttacctcttctctctctctctctctctctctctctgcgttGTGTTAAAGGCAAAGCGACACGTCGTTTCTGTGTTGTGACGACTTAGAATCGGAtcgttagggtttaggtttttttCTGTGAGATGGATGAGAGCGTCCTCGACGACATCATTCGGAGGCTTCTTGCAGCGAAGAACGGCAGAACGACGAAGCAGGTTCAACTCACTGAGTCAGAAATCCGACAGCTCTGTACTACTTCCAAGGAGATCTTCCTCAGTCAACCCAATCTTCTCGAGCTCGAAGCTCCCATCAAGATTTGcggtaatttctttttttatcttgtttctttatgaattattccaCTTGATTAATTTTATCTGTGCTTGTGACTTGTGCGTGTGACTGCACTTCGATTACGTGAATTGATTTGTTCTGGCTGCTTGGTTGTTTGACCTAGTGTTGTTTATTGTGAATTTGTCATGTGAAGATTCTTTAATTGAATTGACTGGAGACAAAGAGCTTGTTCGGAAATCATTTAACATGAGAAAAGAATTCCATTTCTTTTTAAAAGAATTCATTTCTATTTGAAACTCAATTGATTTGGAATGACTATAATATATTAATAGAAAGAATTCAAGTTTAAAGAGTGTGGGAGTTGATTTGAAAATCAGAACCCTTTTGGTCTGATTtacaaatgaaagaaaaatgagaattgGAATTTTTAAAGGGATTCAAATCATTCATTTTTAGTTGttccaaagcaagaaaaagaatTCAACTCTTGAATGAATTTTAATTCCTAGCATTCCAAACAAGCTCAAAATGTTTAGGAAAATTATTATTTAGGCTAATAAGCCTCCTGAATTGCGATTTGTTTGGTGATGGAGCTTAGAGCTATTACTTCTGCAACTTTGTAGTACCTTGAGGTAAAGTACACAGCTTAAGAATGGACAGGTTGGAAGCTGGACTCCTTGCACTCAGTCCTTAACTCGTCATTTGTGTGAAATTGTGTAGTAGTGCATATGAATAGGCTGTTTGGATGTGTTATTGGAAAAACCTTATTGTTTTTACTTAAGTAGGCGCTTTATTGGTCTGCACATCGAGGTATCAGTACATTTGAATTTTAGAAGAGGCAATGGGAACTCATAAGATACTGAGGGGAACTCATAAGATACTGAGGCTAGACGAGagattttttgttgttgttgttggaccCCTTCCTTCTGGTATCCAGATTTTTTCAGTGTTGGCCTTATGGGCTCAGGTGAGTTGCTTGCGTCGATGGCATTTATGTCATATTTGGCTTAAATTGCTAACTTGCCATGAATTTTAATTTTCTAGGGCTGCAATGATGGCTGCCACATTTATTTTGTTTGTAAAATGTAGACTATGGAGTCTATTGTTAGCCTATTGTCAAGATTTCACGTGAGTGATATTACAGGTTAATTTTAATATGAATGTAATGTTTGTTTGGTGCATTAGTATGAATGTAATGTTTGAATTAGTTGATTATATAGAAAATCATGTTAAAACAGTTTAAAATTTTATGGTTTCTTCTTTTCATTTTGGTGCTTTTACTGCCCCATGCTTCAAGGACTTGAGTTCCTAGAGCTTCAAGGTCTGCTTTTGCTTTTGACCACCTTGTGATGTATAAATGATTATCAGTGGACGAATCTTGATTAAACTATTCGGTTGTAGGAGATGTTCATGGCCAGtattcagatcttctaaggttgTTTGAATATGGGGGATACCCACCTGAGGCAAATTATTTATTCCTTGGAGATTATGTTGATCGTGGTAAACAGAGCATAGAGACGATATGTTTACTCCTTGCATACAAGATCAAATACAAGGAGAACTTCTTTCTTCTTAGGGGCAACCATGAATGTGCCTCCATTAATCGTATATATGGTTTCTATGATGAGTGCAAGAGGAGGTTTAATGTTCGCATTTGGAAGACTTTTACCGACTGCTTTAACTGTCTACCCGTTGCTGCTCTTATAGATGAGAAAATCCTTTGCATGCATGGTGGATTATCTCCTGAGCTTAAACACTTAGATCAGATAAGGAATATTGCTCGTCCAGTTGACGTACCAGATCATGGACTTCTCTGTGACCTGCTGTGGGCTGATCCTGATAAAGATCTTGATGGGTGGGGAGAAAATGACCGAGGTGTGTCATTTACATTTGGTGCTGATAAGGTGGTTGAATTTCTTGAAGAGCATGATCTTGATCTGATTTGCCGAGCTCATCAGGTAATGGGACCTCAACTTTTACCATAGATGGTATCTAATTTAGttctatacatacatacatatacattCATGATAGAGTAGTGCATGCATGATGTATGTGGAATTTTTAACTATTACATTGTAAAATGAGAAGTAACTATTTGCTTGAGTAGatttataaataataatgataatgatgacTCTGTATCAAAGGGGAAAGGGAGACATGAATGAGACTAATTACGATCAAATTTGGTTTTCTTGCAACACTTGGGATTTTCTCTACTCTTTATGTATCACCATGTAGAGCACCTCATAATATCAGGTTATTTCTGTGTACTGGGCCTTCGGGCTTTTGCCTGGCTCATCTGatattttccttttaaaattCTGGTTGTTGCATATCAGGTTGTAGAAGATGGATATGAGTTTTTTGCCAAGCGCCAGCTGGTGACTATATTTTCAGCACCAAATTACTGTGGGGAATTTGATAATGCCGGTGCTATGATGAGCGTGGATGACACCTTGACATGctctttccaaatacttaaatcTTCTGACAAGAAGGGTAAAGGTGGATTTGGCAACAACACTTCAAGACCGGGAACTCCTCCTCACAAGGTATGAAGTATCAGAATCATTTATAATGTTGCACTTGTGCTTTGACACTTAACATAATCAACACTTCTGCAGTTCTATTCATGTATTTGGGTCTGTTTGTATGTTTGATGCTAATATGTCAAAAGTCTAGTTACCCTAAAATGACAGGCAGTCAATATCATATATATGACGATGAGTTGATGACTCAACCCCCCTCCCCCCTCCCTAATTCTCATTCAGTTTTTTGCCACATATCTTTGCTGAATGTTAATTACGCTGGCCTCTTCCAATATTTCTGTAACATCTGCTGTATCGTTTTGTTCCAGGGTGGGAAGGTGTTTAATTGACATTCCGGAGCTAAATTTAAGATTGGTGAACTTGACGGAGGCCCTCATTCTTCCAATTAGGTCAAAGACGACTTGTCACAAATATATAAAGCATGACTCCTGCCTTCCTTCCCTGGAAAGGATAACTAAAATACACTGTAGCGAGGGACAAGGCACATTTTATTGTGCAACTTT contains the following coding sequences:
- the LOC107630750 gene encoding serine/threonine-protein phosphatase PP1, which produces MDESVLDDIIRRLLAAKNGRTTKQVQLTESEIRQLCTTSKEIFLSQPNLLELEAPIKICGDVHGQYSDLLRLFEYGGYPPEANYLFLGDYVDRGKQSIETICLLLAYKIKYKENFFLLRGNHECASINRIYGFYDECKRRFNVRIWKTFTDCFNCLPVAALIDEKILCMHGGLSPELKHLDQIRNIARPVDVPDHGLLCDLLWADPDKDLDGWGENDRGVSFTFGADKVVEFLEEHDLDLICRAHQVVEDGYEFFAKRQLVTIFSAPNYCGEFDNAGAMMSVDDTLTCSFQILKSSDKKGKGGFGNNTSRPGTPPHKGGKVFN